A single region of the Chitinophaga niabensis genome encodes:
- a CDS encoding DUF1801 domain-containing protein gives MEVNEFMQKLEHPLKAEVEALRKIIREADPKIAERVKWNAPSYYYKLDMAAFNLRQTKFVQLILIFPKGLIKDTSGLLLGDWKDRREARFANMEEVRAKAPALKKVVREWVKLVEQTC, from the coding sequence ATGGAAGTAAACGAATTCATGCAAAAACTGGAGCATCCTCTTAAAGCAGAGGTAGAAGCGCTCCGTAAGATCATCAGGGAGGCAGATCCTAAAATTGCCGAACGCGTTAAATGGAATGCGCCCAGCTATTATTATAAATTAGACATGGCTGCCTTTAACCTGCGGCAAACAAAGTTTGTACAGCTCATCCTCATCTTTCCGAAAGGATTGATCAAAGATACTTCCGGGTTGCTCCTGGGAGATTGGAAAGACAGAAGGGAAGCTCGTTTTGCAAATATGGAAGAGGTGCGCGCAAAAGCGCCGGCATTAAAAAAAGTAGTGCGGGAATGGGTGAAGCTGGTGGAGCAAACGTGCTAA